From the genome of Tachysurus vachellii isolate PV-2020 chromosome 2, HZAU_Pvac_v1, whole genome shotgun sequence, one region includes:
- the LOC132838800 gene encoding monocarboxylate transporter 7 isoform X1, with the protein MVLWLFRSGGCLGPKVYSEVPDGGWGWIVALAFFVVEIFTYGVIKSFGIFLNDLMCEFNETNSRVSWIISICVFVMTFTAPLSTGLSNRFGYQPVVILGGFLTCLGTICTAFTSCINQIYITIGIVSGLGYCLTFLPTVTILSQYFSRRRSLVTAVASTGESFAIFAFGPAFTALKTHIGWRYTMVVLGMLQGTILVCGLLLRPMIIKIETTECLTKPLRKQEFENSITDTEFSGSVSSRGLVVQSSENLEGGLQTEGQQKDGDTFQTAQCEKDTKRLGRNKLLDLSVLKEGSFLCYAAFGLFATLGFFAPHLYVVEFSVSMGTERDKAAYMLSIMAVAEIFGRLSIGWIMSCGCIRKIFVLLGCVFLICLVLMIFTVVEGFWGLAVCCVLYGFLLGNIASTHIPMLAEDDVVGIDRMSLAVGVYVCIQSVAGLAGPPLGGFLVDITQNYSSAFYSCAAGTGIGALFLGLVRPVKTGFLCPKKKISTCQNSL; encoded by the exons ATGGTATTGTGGCTCTTCAGATCAGGAGGTTGCCTGGGACCTAAAGTATATTCCGAGGTACCAGATGGTGGCTGGGGTTGGATTGTGGCTTTggccttttttgttgttgagatCTTCACTTATGGAGTTATTAAAAGCTTTGGCATATTCCTCAACGATCTGATGTGCGAGTTTAATGAAACCAACAGTCGGGTTTCATGGATAATCtcaatatgtgtgtttgtaatgaCATTTACAG CACCATTGTCCACTGGGCTGAGCAACAGATTTGGCTACCAGCCTGTTGTGATTCTTGGAGGATTCCTAACTTGCCTGGGAACAATATGCACTGCATTCACCAGCTGCATAAATCAGATTTACATCACAATCGGGATAGTTTCAG GACTTGGTTACTGTTTGACATTTCTCCCAACTGTCACCATACTGTCCCAATACTTCAGCAGACGTCGATCTTTGGTCACTGCAGTGGCCTCCACAGGAGAATCTTTTGCCATATTTGCTTTTGGACCAG CGTTTACTGCACTTAAGACACATATTGGCTGGAGATACACAATGGTGGTGCTTGGCATGTTACAGGGTACCATCCTTGTCTGTGGACTTCTGCTTCGCCCCATGATCATCAAGATAGAAACTACAGAATGTTTAACCAAACCTCTGAGAAAGCAGGAATTTGAGAACTCTATCACTGATACTGAATTCAGTGGCTCAGTGAGCTCCAGAGGCTTGGTTGTGCAGTCATCTGAAAATTTGGAAGGGGGACTCCAAACAGAGGGACAACAAAAAGATGGAGACACATTTCAGACTGCTCAATGTGAAAAGGATACAAAACGTTTGGGCAGAAACAAGCTCCTTGACCTTTCTGTGTTAAAGGAAGGCAGCTTCTTATGTTATGCTGCATTTGGTCTTTTTGCAACACTGGGCTTCTTTGCCCCACATCTATATGTGGTGGAGTTCAGTGTGAGTATGGGAACTGAAAGGGACAAAGCAGCCTACATGCTGTCAATAATGGCGGTGGCCGAGATCTTTGGACGTCTCTCCATTGGCTGGATAATGAGCTGTGGCTGCATTAGGAAGATATTTGTCCTACTTGGATGTGTGTTTCTGATATGTCTAGTGTTAATGATCTTCACAGTAGTAGAAGGTTTCTGGGGCCTGGCTGTCTGCTGTGTCTTATATGGTTTTCTGTTAGGCAATATTGCATCCACACATATCCCCATGCTGGCAGAGGATGACGTAGTAGGCATAGACAGAATGTCATTAGCTGTAGGTGTCTATGTGTGCATCCAGAGCGTTGCAGGACTTGCTGGGCCACCTTTAGGAG GTTTTTTGGTGGACATCACACAGAATTATAGCTCTGCCTTTTACTCCTGTGCTGCTGGTACAGGGATAGGTGCACTCTTTCTTGGACTGGTACGTCCAGTAAAGACAGGTTTTCTGTgcccaaaaaaaaagatcagcacTTGCCAAAACAGCCTTTGA
- the LOC132838800 gene encoding monocarboxylate transporter 7 isoform X2 translates to MCEFNETNSRVSWIISICVFVMTFTAPLSTGLSNRFGYQPVVILGGFLTCLGTICTAFTSCINQIYITIGIVSGLGYCLTFLPTVTILSQYFSRRRSLVTAVASTGESFAIFAFGPAFTALKTHIGWRYTMVVLGMLQGTILVCGLLLRPMIIKIETTECLTKPLRKQEFENSITDTEFSGSVSSRGLVVQSSENLEGGLQTEGQQKDGDTFQTAQCEKDTKRLGRNKLLDLSVLKEGSFLCYAAFGLFATLGFFAPHLYVVEFSVSMGTERDKAAYMLSIMAVAEIFGRLSIGWIMSCGCIRKIFVLLGCVFLICLVLMIFTVVEGFWGLAVCCVLYGFLLGNIASTHIPMLAEDDVVGIDRMSLAVGVYVCIQSVAGLAGPPLGGFLVDITQNYSSAFYSCAAGTGIGALFLGLVRPVKTGFLCPKKKISTCQNSL, encoded by the exons ATGTGCGAGTTTAATGAAACCAACAGTCGGGTTTCATGGATAATCtcaatatgtgtgtttgtaatgaCATTTACAG CACCATTGTCCACTGGGCTGAGCAACAGATTTGGCTACCAGCCTGTTGTGATTCTTGGAGGATTCCTAACTTGCCTGGGAACAATATGCACTGCATTCACCAGCTGCATAAATCAGATTTACATCACAATCGGGATAGTTTCAG GACTTGGTTACTGTTTGACATTTCTCCCAACTGTCACCATACTGTCCCAATACTTCAGCAGACGTCGATCTTTGGTCACTGCAGTGGCCTCCACAGGAGAATCTTTTGCCATATTTGCTTTTGGACCAG CGTTTACTGCACTTAAGACACATATTGGCTGGAGATACACAATGGTGGTGCTTGGCATGTTACAGGGTACCATCCTTGTCTGTGGACTTCTGCTTCGCCCCATGATCATCAAGATAGAAACTACAGAATGTTTAACCAAACCTCTGAGAAAGCAGGAATTTGAGAACTCTATCACTGATACTGAATTCAGTGGCTCAGTGAGCTCCAGAGGCTTGGTTGTGCAGTCATCTGAAAATTTGGAAGGGGGACTCCAAACAGAGGGACAACAAAAAGATGGAGACACATTTCAGACTGCTCAATGTGAAAAGGATACAAAACGTTTGGGCAGAAACAAGCTCCTTGACCTTTCTGTGTTAAAGGAAGGCAGCTTCTTATGTTATGCTGCATTTGGTCTTTTTGCAACACTGGGCTTCTTTGCCCCACATCTATATGTGGTGGAGTTCAGTGTGAGTATGGGAACTGAAAGGGACAAAGCAGCCTACATGCTGTCAATAATGGCGGTGGCCGAGATCTTTGGACGTCTCTCCATTGGCTGGATAATGAGCTGTGGCTGCATTAGGAAGATATTTGTCCTACTTGGATGTGTGTTTCTGATATGTCTAGTGTTAATGATCTTCACAGTAGTAGAAGGTTTCTGGGGCCTGGCTGTCTGCTGTGTCTTATATGGTTTTCTGTTAGGCAATATTGCATCCACACATATCCCCATGCTGGCAGAGGATGACGTAGTAGGCATAGACAGAATGTCATTAGCTGTAGGTGTCTATGTGTGCATCCAGAGCGTTGCAGGACTTGCTGGGCCACCTTTAGGAG GTTTTTTGGTGGACATCACACAGAATTATAGCTCTGCCTTTTACTCCTGTGCTGCTGGTACAGGGATAGGTGCACTCTTTCTTGGACTGGTACGTCCAGTAAAGACAGGTTTTCTGTgcccaaaaaaaaagatcagcacTTGCCAAAACAGCCTTTGA
- the LOC132838855 gene encoding archaemetzincin-2: protein MQCLEHPVEKLRSVLLSTRKDLIEAFEHYSKEEKRFLEKGLLPDSRLFTAITIHSESDWIPAHPQAPQDFQSFYSNPYRKTPDPGHKTIYIQTIGSFGDEDGVTEQYVEWLREYCEAFFYGLAVKLLPAVTIAATGCAFRVNSNTNNLQLHAGDLLVFLKKRKPKDAFCIVGVTVIDLYPKDSWNFVFGQASLSEGMGVFSFARYDDDFYHRSYAGRLKKKVKLKPGDYRVFQDCYIPPIRSTLLFRSCKTVTHEIGHIFGIEHCQWLQCVMQGSNHLEESDRRPLDLCPICLRKLQCAIGFKIADRYKALLQWIENGSSDHQTDKPTAAFQDFRQWLSMCLSLLEDES from the exons ATGCAGTGCCTTGAACATCCTGTGGAGAAACTGCGCTCAGTTCTTCTCTCCACCCGTAAGGATCTCATAGAGGCCTTTGAGCACTACAGCAAAGAGGAAAAGCGGTTTCTTGAGAAGGGTCTCCTCCCAGACAGTCGTCTTTTCACTGCTATCACCATTCACTCTGAATCTGACTGGATTCCTGCACACCCTCAAGCTCCTCAGGACTTCCAGAGCTTCTACAGCAACCCATACCGCAAAACACCTGACCCTGGCCACAAGACCATTTACATTCAAACTATTG GATCTTTTGGAGATGAGGATGGGGTCACTGAGCAGTATGTGGAGTGGCTGAGGGAATACTGCGAGGCATTTTTCTACGGCCTGGCAGTCAAGCTCTTACCAGCAGTGACCATTGCAGCCACCGGCTGTGCATTTCGTGTCAACAGCAACACAAATAACCTGCAGCTTCATGCTG GTGACCTCTTGGTATTTTTGAAAAAGAGGAAGCCAAAAGATGCGTTTTGCATTGTTGGGGTCACCGTGATTGATCTGTACCCAAAAGACTCCTGGAATTTTGTCTTTGGTCAAGCATCTCTCAGTGAAG GAATGGGGGTTTTTAGCTTTGCAAGGTATGATGATGACTTCTACCACAGAAGTTATGCTGGTCGGCTGAAGAAGAAGGTAAAGCTGAAGCCAGGGGACTACAGAGTATTTCAGGACTGCTACATACCTCCCATTCGCAGCACTCTGCTCTTCCGCTCGTGCAAG ACCGTGACCCATGAGATTGGGCACATATTTGGTATCGAGCACTGCCAGTGGCTCCAGTGTGTTATGCAAGGCTCCAACCATTTAGAGGAATCAGATCGTCGTCCCTTAGACCTTTGCCCCATCTGCCTCAGGAAACTACAGTGTGCCATCGGCTTTAAGATTGCAGACAGGTACAAG GCTTTGCTACAATGGATAGAGAATGGAAGTTCTGACCATCAGACTGACAAGCCCACAGCAGCTTTCCAAGACTTCAGACAGTGGCTATCTATGTGTCTGAGCTTGTTGGAAGATGAAAGCtaa
- the gna13a gene encoding guanine nucleotide-binding protein subunit alpha-13a codes for MADFLPSRTAVVCIPSCLLSSNEIEQQRKSKEIDRCINREKTYVKRLVKILLLGAGESGKSTFLKQMRIIHGQDFDQRAKEEFRATIYSNVIKGIRVLVDAREKLHIPWGDSSNQTHGEVVMGFDTRSAMMSQGIVETKVFLHYLPSIHTLWADSGIQSAYDRRREFQLGESVKYFLDSLDRIGEPDYLPTQQDILLARKPTKGIHEYDFEIKNVPFKMVDVGGQRSERRRWFECFDCVTSVLFLASSSEFDQVLMEDRQTNRLMESLNIFDTIVNNRVFSKASIILFLNKTDLLEEKVKTVSIADYFPDFTGEPHDLADVQKFLVECFRSKRREQQVKPFYHHFTTAINTENIRLVFRDVKDTILHENLKQLMLQ; via the exons ATGGCTGATTTCCTGCCCTCCCGGACGGCGGTAGTTTGTATCCCTAGTTGTCTGTTGTCCAGCAACGAAATCGAGCAGCAGAGGAAATCTAAAGAAATAGACAGATGTATTAATCGAGAGAAGACGTACGTGAAGCGACTGGTTAAGATATTATTGCTCGGAGCTGGTGAAAGCGGCAAGTCAACTTTCCTGAAGCAAATGCGCATAATTCACGGGCAGGACTTCGATCAGCGGGCCAAAGAAGAGTTCCGGGCTACAATCTACAGCAATGTTATCAAAG gaatccGAGTGCTGGTAGATGCCAGAGAGAAGCTGCACATCCCATGGGGAGACTCCTCTAACCAGACACATGGGGAGGTCGTGATGGGCTTCGACACTCGTTCAGCCATGATGTCTCAGGGAATTGTAGAGACCAAAGTCTTCCTGCATTATCTGCCCTCCATTCACACCCTGTGGGCTGACAGTGGCATCCAGAGCGCCTATGACCGGAGAAGAGAGTTCCAGTTG ggtGAATCAGTTAAATATTTCCTGGACAGCTTGGATAGAATTGGAGAACCG GATTACCTACCAACACAACAGGACATACTTCTGGCACGAAAGCCTACGAAGGGCATCCATGAGTATGACTTTGAGATCAAGAATGTTCCGTTTAAGATGGTGGATGTGGGCGGTCAGCGGTCAGAGCGTCGTAGATGGTTTGAGTGCTTTGACTGTGTCACATCTGTGCTCTTCTTGGCATCATCTAGCGAGTTCGACCAGGTTCTAATGGAGGATCGTCAGACCAACAGGCTCATGGAGTCGCTCAACATATTTGACACCATCGTCAACAACCGTGTGTTTTCTAAAGCATCCATCATTCTTTTTCTCAATAAGACAGACCTGCTGGAGGAGAAAGTAAAGACTGTGTCAATCGCTGACTATTTCCCTGACTTCACTGGAGAGCCTCATGATCTGGCTGATGTACAAAAGTTCCTGGTGGAATGTTTCCGCAGTAAGCGACGTGAGCAGCAGGTGAAACCCTTCTACCATCACTTCACCACGGCCATTAACACAGAGAACATCCGCCTCGTCTTCCGAGATGTTAAAGACACAATCTTGCATGAAAATCTGAAGCAGCTTATGTTACAATGA
- the LOC132838815 gene encoding regulator of G-protein signaling 9-like isoform X1 — MTIRNVQDHGQRYRPRMSCLKKMEAVVLEMQDPKTGVKSQTQRLVITTIPHAITGEDIVKWISNRFKVDLAEAQALGTMMVAFGYIYPLQDHKRLVIKSDASLYRFQTPYFWPAQQWPVEDTDYAIYLAKRNIRKKGMLELHEQEQYNHLHKWMNHKWDFIVMQAKEQYRAGKERKKPDRVVFDCQERAYWVVHRPPPGTVSGMDYGLERLVDPNLEEKKSSDLYRRIIIFTQQCIMRPRVKSSVSIGALVKYTTTYKQHDPFLYSSLPSNPWLTDDVTYWNLNMPNVENPTKMRVERWTFSFGELLCDPRGRADFRLFLKKEFSGENLAFWEACEDLKWGAAATMQEKAQQIYKTFLARGAPRWINIDGKTMEITVKGLAHPHRYVLDAAQTHIYMLMKKDSYGRYLKSSVFKDTQRKAIAPEPHKFSDAQLEQNAKKRRPSLSPIILRQQEEAQKAKLAASGPVDITQVMSKLAQKKMSK; from the exons ATGACCATAAGAAACGTGCAGGATCATGGCCAGCGTTACAGACCCAGGATGTCTTGTCTAAAAAAG ATGGAAGCTGTGGTGCTGGAAATGCAGGACCCTAAGACCGGGGTGAAGTCTCAGACCCAAAGACTTGTGATCACCACAATCCCTCATGCTATTACAG GAGAAGATATAGTTAAATGGATTTCTAATCGTTTCAAAGTAGATCTTGCTG AGGCACAAGCCTTGGGCACCATGATGGTGGCCTTTGGATACATTTACCCATTGCAAGATCACAAGAGACTCGTCATCAAATCGGACGCCTCACTCTATCGTTTTCAG ACACCATATTTCTGGCCTGCACAGCAGTGGCCAGTTGAGGACACTGATTACG CAATATACCTGGCAAAGAGAAACATACGTAAAAAGGGGATGTTAGAGCTTCATGAACAG GAGCAGTACAATCATCTACATAAATGGATGAACCACAAGTGGGACTTCATAGTGATGCAGGCCAAAGAGCAGTACAG ggcagggaaagagagaaagaaaccagATCGAGTGGTTTTTGACTGCCAGGAGAGAGCCTACTGGGTAGTACACAGACCACCG CCAGGAACAGTTAGTGGGATGGACTATGGACTGGAACGACTTGTAGATCCCAATCTGGAGGAG AAAAAATCATCTGACCTCTACAGAAGAATA ATCATTTTCACTCAACAGTGCATCATGAGGCCAAGAGTGAAGTCATCTGTGTCTATTGGAGC TCTTGTCAAGTACACAACAACCTACAAACAGCACGACCCTTTCCTTTATTCAAGCCTACCAAGCAACCCGTGGTTAACTGATGATGTTACATACTGGAACCTTAACATGCCAAA tgTTGAAAATCCTACAAAAATGAGAGTGGAACGCTGGACTTTTAGCTTTGGCGAACTGCTTTGTGATCCACGTGGACGGGCAGATTTCCGTCTTTTTCTGAAAAAGGAATTCAGTG GTGAGAATCTGGCATTTTGGGAGGCATGTGAAGATCTAAAATGGGGGGCTGCAGCTACAATGCAAGAGAAAGCCCAGCAGATCTACAA GACTTTCCTGGCTCGTGGAGCACCTCGTTGGATCAACATAGATGGAAAGACCATGGAGATCACTGTGAAGGGTCTGGCTCACCCACATCGCTATGTCCTGGATGCTGCCCAGACTCACATCTACATGCTCATGAAGAAG GATTCGTATGGGCGATATCTGAAGTCCTCTGTCTTTAAGGACACCCAGAGAAAGGCTATTGCTCCCGAGCCACACAAATTCAG TGATGCTCAGCTGGAGCAGAATGCCAAGAAACGGAGGCCCAGCCTGAGTCCCATTATCCTGAGGCAGCAGGAAGAGGCACAAAAAGCCAAGTTGGCTGCCAGCGGCCCTGTGGACATCACACAGGTTATGAGCAAATTGgcacagaaaaaaatgagcaaataa
- the LOC132838815 gene encoding regulator of G-protein signaling 9-like isoform X2, with amino-acid sequence MHLIVEAQALGTMMVAFGYIYPLQDHKRLVIKSDASLYRFQTPYFWPAQQWPVEDTDYAIYLAKRNIRKKGMLELHEQEQYNHLHKWMNHKWDFIVMQAKEQYRAGKERKKPDRVVFDCQERAYWVVHRPPPGTVSGMDYGLERLVDPNLEEKKSSDLYRRIIIFTQQCIMRPRVKSSVSIGALVKYTTTYKQHDPFLYSSLPSNPWLTDDVTYWNLNMPNVENPTKMRVERWTFSFGELLCDPRGRADFRLFLKKEFSGENLAFWEACEDLKWGAAATMQEKAQQIYKTFLARGAPRWINIDGKTMEITVKGLAHPHRYVLDAAQTHIYMLMKKDSYGRYLKSSVFKDTQRKAIAPEPHKFSDAQLEQNAKKRRPSLSPIILRQQEEAQKAKLAASGPVDITQVMSKLAQKKMSK; translated from the exons ATGCATTTGATTGTAGAGGCACAAGCCTTGGGCACCATGATGGTGGCCTTTGGATACATTTACCCATTGCAAGATCACAAGAGACTCGTCATCAAATCGGACGCCTCACTCTATCGTTTTCAG ACACCATATTTCTGGCCTGCACAGCAGTGGCCAGTTGAGGACACTGATTACG CAATATACCTGGCAAAGAGAAACATACGTAAAAAGGGGATGTTAGAGCTTCATGAACAG GAGCAGTACAATCATCTACATAAATGGATGAACCACAAGTGGGACTTCATAGTGATGCAGGCCAAAGAGCAGTACAG ggcagggaaagagagaaagaaaccagATCGAGTGGTTTTTGACTGCCAGGAGAGAGCCTACTGGGTAGTACACAGACCACCG CCAGGAACAGTTAGTGGGATGGACTATGGACTGGAACGACTTGTAGATCCCAATCTGGAGGAG AAAAAATCATCTGACCTCTACAGAAGAATA ATCATTTTCACTCAACAGTGCATCATGAGGCCAAGAGTGAAGTCATCTGTGTCTATTGGAGC TCTTGTCAAGTACACAACAACCTACAAACAGCACGACCCTTTCCTTTATTCAAGCCTACCAAGCAACCCGTGGTTAACTGATGATGTTACATACTGGAACCTTAACATGCCAAA tgTTGAAAATCCTACAAAAATGAGAGTGGAACGCTGGACTTTTAGCTTTGGCGAACTGCTTTGTGATCCACGTGGACGGGCAGATTTCCGTCTTTTTCTGAAAAAGGAATTCAGTG GTGAGAATCTGGCATTTTGGGAGGCATGTGAAGATCTAAAATGGGGGGCTGCAGCTACAATGCAAGAGAAAGCCCAGCAGATCTACAA GACTTTCCTGGCTCGTGGAGCACCTCGTTGGATCAACATAGATGGAAAGACCATGGAGATCACTGTGAAGGGTCTGGCTCACCCACATCGCTATGTCCTGGATGCTGCCCAGACTCACATCTACATGCTCATGAAGAAG GATTCGTATGGGCGATATCTGAAGTCCTCTGTCTTTAAGGACACCCAGAGAAAGGCTATTGCTCCCGAGCCACACAAATTCAG TGATGCTCAGCTGGAGCAGAATGCCAAGAAACGGAGGCCCAGCCTGAGTCCCATTATCCTGAGGCAGCAGGAAGAGGCACAAAAAGCCAAGTTGGCTGCCAGCGGCCCTGTGGACATCACACAGGTTATGAGCAAATTGgcacagaaaaaaatgagcaaataa
- the LOC132838815 gene encoding regulator of G-protein signaling 9-like isoform X3, with protein sequence MMVAFGYIYPLQDHKRLVIKSDASLYRFQTPYFWPAQQWPVEDTDYAIYLAKRNIRKKGMLELHEQEQYNHLHKWMNHKWDFIVMQAKEQYRAGKERKKPDRVVFDCQERAYWVVHRPPPGTVSGMDYGLERLVDPNLEEKKSSDLYRRIIIFTQQCIMRPRVKSSVSIGALVKYTTTYKQHDPFLYSSLPSNPWLTDDVTYWNLNMPNVENPTKMRVERWTFSFGELLCDPRGRADFRLFLKKEFSGENLAFWEACEDLKWGAAATMQEKAQQIYKTFLARGAPRWINIDGKTMEITVKGLAHPHRYVLDAAQTHIYMLMKKDSYGRYLKSSVFKDTQRKAIAPEPHKFSDAQLEQNAKKRRPSLSPIILRQQEEAQKAKLAASGPVDITQVMSKLAQKKMSK encoded by the exons ATGATGGTGGCCTTTGGATACATTTACCCATTGCAAGATCACAAGAGACTCGTCATCAAATCGGACGCCTCACTCTATCGTTTTCAG ACACCATATTTCTGGCCTGCACAGCAGTGGCCAGTTGAGGACACTGATTACG CAATATACCTGGCAAAGAGAAACATACGTAAAAAGGGGATGTTAGAGCTTCATGAACAG GAGCAGTACAATCATCTACATAAATGGATGAACCACAAGTGGGACTTCATAGTGATGCAGGCCAAAGAGCAGTACAG ggcagggaaagagagaaagaaaccagATCGAGTGGTTTTTGACTGCCAGGAGAGAGCCTACTGGGTAGTACACAGACCACCG CCAGGAACAGTTAGTGGGATGGACTATGGACTGGAACGACTTGTAGATCCCAATCTGGAGGAG AAAAAATCATCTGACCTCTACAGAAGAATA ATCATTTTCACTCAACAGTGCATCATGAGGCCAAGAGTGAAGTCATCTGTGTCTATTGGAGC TCTTGTCAAGTACACAACAACCTACAAACAGCACGACCCTTTCCTTTATTCAAGCCTACCAAGCAACCCGTGGTTAACTGATGATGTTACATACTGGAACCTTAACATGCCAAA tgTTGAAAATCCTACAAAAATGAGAGTGGAACGCTGGACTTTTAGCTTTGGCGAACTGCTTTGTGATCCACGTGGACGGGCAGATTTCCGTCTTTTTCTGAAAAAGGAATTCAGTG GTGAGAATCTGGCATTTTGGGAGGCATGTGAAGATCTAAAATGGGGGGCTGCAGCTACAATGCAAGAGAAAGCCCAGCAGATCTACAA GACTTTCCTGGCTCGTGGAGCACCTCGTTGGATCAACATAGATGGAAAGACCATGGAGATCACTGTGAAGGGTCTGGCTCACCCACATCGCTATGTCCTGGATGCTGCCCAGACTCACATCTACATGCTCATGAAGAAG GATTCGTATGGGCGATATCTGAAGTCCTCTGTCTTTAAGGACACCCAGAGAAAGGCTATTGCTCCCGAGCCACACAAATTCAG TGATGCTCAGCTGGAGCAGAATGCCAAGAAACGGAGGCCCAGCCTGAGTCCCATTATCCTGAGGCAGCAGGAAGAGGCACAAAAAGCCAAGTTGGCTGCCAGCGGCCCTGTGGACATCACACAGGTTATGAGCAAATTGgcacagaaaaaaatgagcaaataa